The following proteins come from a genomic window of Diprion similis isolate iyDipSimi1 chromosome 8, iyDipSimi1.1, whole genome shotgun sequence:
- the LOC124410023 gene encoding RNA-binding protein 26 isoform X5, with amino-acid sequence MIIENPDQFKAWLTAVLEPLCDADPAALAKYVYALVKKDKTLEELRGGMVEQLDVFLQQETKNFVELLFKTLETQEYVLPPPKGAPEGGGTPPSINPPPPVEKQVEIIIPPPPPAGSPPQPAQVNGATPAIVIKRETRKSDSEKDVQEKEKRSRSRSGRMRSRTRSRSRSWERDRRRSRSREHIRRDRERDRSRPWRNKSPPPNTRRHDRRRTRSRSTSPLRSRIRDGPDTRDHRARFRNRSPTPLRSRSRSRSTDRKKVDRSERNETGRVERGDGSPGGGTPTQDSNHGDVDMRLSTTSQSIQSVVAVGANPPNSQSGTLQPKRRCRDFDEKGYCMRGDLCPYDHGTDPVVLEDVALSRVLNFGPHGPQAPGTVPVSSIPEPPPGPNGNAPPPHLPLASLPPPHLRNQHHSNMVAFAEYNPDAPSMEPRMPWGRHPPPGPGIYGRGQRELISVPVIPHSNPSEMPHAPNNPLKRKQAFDFNRLGPKQRVVHNPANCSLELKKVPRSLNNITQLNNHFSRFGKIVNIQVNFGGDPEAALVTFQIPSEAKAAYRSTEAVLNNRFIKVFWHNNVNNNSTSGAIENVPPGEKNGSRPSVKERLGATINQPIKTEENEYVPTRRSTEEPVTPTVIPVSPKAPPIPSREDKVLAIKKSQEMLAAKETLKKKQEEKRKEAIKLTADLRKRKQELLDKQLVEIRSLIERAEKNPDQKDAIMITIKTMQQSIDSLRKDLATNGQVGANKSQVKTREQTQKEILDAELDLMTAQQEGQDPGELQKRLNELKAQAAALGLNAGLGVGRGARPAKVTRGSHVLSYRGRGRGSFAHVSVDHRPTSLLISGYESEEKEEVLAHFQQYGEIVNQMVDDATPSIVINFKSRKEAEVALVKGRTFQDRLLSVTWVTGHHLHRGGGGNANSNIPQPARSEQAPATADEELELEGAAEALLLEENEEEEDEDGEPRSWRR; translated from the exons ATGATCATAGAGAACCCTGATCAGTTTAAGGCGTGGCTCACTGCTGTCCTGGAGCCGCT ATGCGATGCAGATCCTGCTGCCCTGGCGAAGTATGTCTATGCTCTAGTCAAGAAGGACAAAACGTTGGAAGAGTTGCGTGGTGGCATGGTTGAACAGCTGGATGTATTTTTACAACAAG aaacaaaaaatttcgtcgaacTTTTATTCAAAACGTTGGAGACGCAAGAGTACGTATTACCTCCCCCAAAAGGAGCACCTGAGGGTGGTGGAACGCCACCTAGTATAAACCCACCACCCCCTGTTGAAAAGCAAGTTGAGATTATTATTCCCCCTCCTCCACCTGCTGGCAGCCCTCCTCAACCAGCCCAAGTGAATGGAGCTACACCTGCAATAGTGATTAAAAGAGAAACTAGAAAATCTGACTCTGAGAAAGATGtacaagagaaagagaagcgATCGCGAAGCAG AAGCGGCAGGATGAGATCAAGAACAAGATCGCGGTCACGTTCCTGGGAACGAGACCGAAGGAGATCTAGAAGCCGAGAACACATTCGCCGAGACAGAGAGCGTGACAGAAGCCGTCCGTGGAGAAACAAATCACCACCGCCTAACACAAGGAGACACGATAGAAG GCGCACAAGAAGCCGCAGTACATCACCATTGCGTTCCCGTATTCGCGATGGCCCTGATACTCGTGATCATAGAGCTCGTTTCCGAAACAGATCTCCTACACCTCTCAGATCTCGATCAAGATCACGGTCTACGGATCGTAAGAAAGTCGATAGatctgaaagaaatgaaactggGCGAGTAGAGAGAGGGGATGGAAGTCCTGGTGGTGGAACCCCGACACAAGACAGTAATCACGGAGATGTAGACATGAGACTTTCTACCACCAGTCAATCTATCCAAAGTGTTGTAGCTGTAGGTGCTAATCCACCAAATAGTCAGTCTGGTACTCTTCAACCCAAAAGACGGTGTAGAGATTTCGATG AGAAGGGTTACTGCATGAGAGGAGATCTATGTCCGTATGATCATGGCACTGACCCGGTAGTGTTGGAGGACGTTGCTTTGAGTCGTGTATTAAATTTTGGGCCTCACGGACCTCAAGCCCCAGGCACGGTACCTGTTTCCTCTATACCTGAACCTCCTCCAGGACCAAATGGCAATGCTCCACCTCCTCACTTACCGCTTGCCAGTCTACCACCACCACACCTTCGAAATCAGCATCATTCAAATATGG TTGCATTTGCAGAATATAATCCAGATGCTCCAAGTATGGAACCCCGCATGCCATGGGGTCGACATCCTCCACCGGGTCCAGGTATATATGGCCGTGGACAGCGTGAACTTATCAGTGTACCTGTCATACCGCATTCAAATCCGAGTGAGATGCCACATGCACCAAATAATCCATTAAAGCGTAAGCAGGCGTTTGACTTCAATCGTCTTGGGCCAAAACAACGAGTTGTACATAATCCAGCTAATTGTTCTCTTGAATTGAAGAAAGTTCCGCGCAGTTTGAATAACATAACTCAGTTGAATAATCATTTCTCGcgttttggaaaaattgttaatataCAAGTGAATTTTGGTGGTGACCCTGAGGCGGCATTAGTCACCTTCCAGATACCATCGGAGGCAAAAGCTGCCTATCGAAGTACAGAAGCCGTTTTGAACAATAGATTTATCAAGGTTTTTTGGCACAACAATGTTAACAATAATTCAACTAGTGGGGCCATTGAGAACGTACCTCCAGGTGAGAAAAACG GTAGTCGTCCATCCGTCAAAGAAAGGCTAGGCGCTACAATTAACCAACCGATAAAAactgaagaaaatgaatatgTTCCCACTCGTCGCTCAACAGAAGAGCCAGTGACCCCAACTGTGATACCTGTGTCACCAAAAGCACCTCCCATACCGTCTAGAGAAGACAAGGTATTGgctataaaaaaatctcaagaaATGTTAGCTGCCAaggaaacgttaaaaaaaaaacaggaggAAAAACGGAAGGAAGCTATAAAACTGACTGCAGATCTGCGCAAGAGGAAGCAGGAATTACTTGATAAACAACTTGTTGAAATTCGATCTCTAATAGAACGTGCTGAGAAGAATCCAGATCAAAAAGACGCAATTATGATAACAATTAAAACTATGCAGCAATCTATTGACAGCTTGCGGAAAGATCTAGCCACCAATGGTCAAGTGGGAGCGAACAAGTCTCAAGTTAAAACTAGGGAACAAActcaaaaagaaatattagaCGCTGAATTAGATCTAATGACTGCTCAACAAGAGGGTCAGGATCCAGGTGAATTACAAAAGAGATTAAATGAGTTGAAAGCACAGGCAGCAGCGTTAGGGTTAAATGCAGGACTTGGTGTAGGAAGAGGCGCTAGGCCAGCAAAGGTGACGCGAGGAAGTCACGTGTTATCTTATCGAGGGAGAGGACGAGGTAGTTTTGCTCATGTTTCTGTTGACCATCGACCAACAAGCCTTCTCATTTCTGGATACGAGAGTGAGGAAAAGGAGGAAGTTTTAGCACATTTTCAA CAATATGGTGAAATAGTTAATCAAATGGTGGATGATGCTACTCCTTCCATTgtcatcaatttcaaatcaagaAAAGAGGCAGAGGTAGCACTGGTAAAGGGACGCACGTTTCAGGACAGATTATTGTCTGTGACCTGGGTAACCGGACACCATCTACATCGCGGAGGTGGAGGAAATGCCAATAGCAATATACCCCAACCAGCTCGTTCGGAACAAGCCCCAGCAACAGCGGATGAGGAGCTTGAATTAGAA GGAGCTGCAGAAGCTTTACTTCTAGAGGAAaatgaagaggaggaggacgaggatgGAGAGCCTCGCAGTTGGAGGCGATAG
- the LOC124410023 gene encoding RNA-binding protein 26 isoform X7 yields MIIENPDQFKAWLTAVLEPLCDADPAALAKYVYALVKKDKTLEELRGGMVEQLDVFLQQETKNFVELLFKTLETQEYVLPPPKGAPEGGGTPPSINPPPPVEKQVEIIIPPPPPAGSPPQPAQVNGATPAIVIKRETRKSDSEKDVQEKEKRSRSRSGRMRSRTRSRSRSWERDRRRSRSREHIRRDRERDRSRPWRNKSPPPNTRRHDRRRTRSRSTSPLRSRIRDGPDTRDHRARFRNRSPTPLRSRSRSRSTDRKKVDRSERNETGRVERGDGSPGGGTPTQDSNHGDVDMRLSTTSQSIQSVVAVGANPPNSQSGTLQPKRRCRDFDEKGYCMRGDLCPYDHGTDPVVLEDVALSRVLNFGPHGPQAPGTVPVSSIPEPPPGPNGNAPPPHLPLASLPPPHLRNQHHSNMVAFAEYNPDAPSMEPRMPWGRHPPPGPGIYGRGQRELISVPVIPHSNPSEMPHAPNNPLKRKQAFDFNRLGPKQRVVHNPANCSLELKKVPRSLNNITQLNNHFSRFGKIVNIQVNFGGDPEAALVTFQIPSEAKAAYRSTEAVLNNRFIKVFWHNNVNNNSTSGAIENVPPGSRPSVKERLGATINQPIKTEENEYVPTRRSTEEPVTPTVIPVSPKAPPIPSREDKVLAIKKSQEMLAAKETLKKKQEEKRKEAIKLTADLRKRKQELLDKQLVEIRSLIERAEKNPDQKDAIMITIKTMQQSIDSLRKDLATNGQVGANKSQVKTREQTQKEILDAELDLMTAQQEGQDPGELQKRLNELKAQAAALGLNAGLGVGRGARPAKVTRGSHVLSYRGRGRGSFAHVSVDHRPTSLLISGYESEEKEEVLAHFQQYGEIVNQMVDDATPSIVINFKSRKEAEVALVKGRTFQDRLLSVTWVTGHHLHRGGGGNANSNIPQPARSEQAPATADEELELEGAAEALLLEENEEEEDEDGEPRSWRR; encoded by the exons ATGATCATAGAGAACCCTGATCAGTTTAAGGCGTGGCTCACTGCTGTCCTGGAGCCGCT ATGCGATGCAGATCCTGCTGCCCTGGCGAAGTATGTCTATGCTCTAGTCAAGAAGGACAAAACGTTGGAAGAGTTGCGTGGTGGCATGGTTGAACAGCTGGATGTATTTTTACAACAAG aaacaaaaaatttcgtcgaacTTTTATTCAAAACGTTGGAGACGCAAGAGTACGTATTACCTCCCCCAAAAGGAGCACCTGAGGGTGGTGGAACGCCACCTAGTATAAACCCACCACCCCCTGTTGAAAAGCAAGTTGAGATTATTATTCCCCCTCCTCCACCTGCTGGCAGCCCTCCTCAACCAGCCCAAGTGAATGGAGCTACACCTGCAATAGTGATTAAAAGAGAAACTAGAAAATCTGACTCTGAGAAAGATGtacaagagaaagagaagcgATCGCGAAGCAG AAGCGGCAGGATGAGATCAAGAACAAGATCGCGGTCACGTTCCTGGGAACGAGACCGAAGGAGATCTAGAAGCCGAGAACACATTCGCCGAGACAGAGAGCGTGACAGAAGCCGTCCGTGGAGAAACAAATCACCACCGCCTAACACAAGGAGACACGATAGAAG GCGCACAAGAAGCCGCAGTACATCACCATTGCGTTCCCGTATTCGCGATGGCCCTGATACTCGTGATCATAGAGCTCGTTTCCGAAACAGATCTCCTACACCTCTCAGATCTCGATCAAGATCACGGTCTACGGATCGTAAGAAAGTCGATAGatctgaaagaaatgaaactggGCGAGTAGAGAGAGGGGATGGAAGTCCTGGTGGTGGAACCCCGACACAAGACAGTAATCACGGAGATGTAGACATGAGACTTTCTACCACCAGTCAATCTATCCAAAGTGTTGTAGCTGTAGGTGCTAATCCACCAAATAGTCAGTCTGGTACTCTTCAACCCAAAAGACGGTGTAGAGATTTCGATG AGAAGGGTTACTGCATGAGAGGAGATCTATGTCCGTATGATCATGGCACTGACCCGGTAGTGTTGGAGGACGTTGCTTTGAGTCGTGTATTAAATTTTGGGCCTCACGGACCTCAAGCCCCAGGCACGGTACCTGTTTCCTCTATACCTGAACCTCCTCCAGGACCAAATGGCAATGCTCCACCTCCTCACTTACCGCTTGCCAGTCTACCACCACCACACCTTCGAAATCAGCATCATTCAAATATGG TTGCATTTGCAGAATATAATCCAGATGCTCCAAGTATGGAACCCCGCATGCCATGGGGTCGACATCCTCCACCGGGTCCAGGTATATATGGCCGTGGACAGCGTGAACTTATCAGTGTACCTGTCATACCGCATTCAAATCCGAGTGAGATGCCACATGCACCAAATAATCCATTAAAGCGTAAGCAGGCGTTTGACTTCAATCGTCTTGGGCCAAAACAACGAGTTGTACATAATCCAGCTAATTGTTCTCTTGAATTGAAGAAAGTTCCGCGCAGTTTGAATAACATAACTCAGTTGAATAATCATTTCTCGcgttttggaaaaattgttaatataCAAGTGAATTTTGGTGGTGACCCTGAGGCGGCATTAGTCACCTTCCAGATACCATCGGAGGCAAAAGCTGCCTATCGAAGTACAGAAGCCGTTTTGAACAATAGATTTATCAAGGTTTTTTGGCACAACAATGTTAACAATAATTCAACTAGTGGGGCCATTGAGAACGTACCTCCAG GTAGTCGTCCATCCGTCAAAGAAAGGCTAGGCGCTACAATTAACCAACCGATAAAAactgaagaaaatgaatatgTTCCCACTCGTCGCTCAACAGAAGAGCCAGTGACCCCAACTGTGATACCTGTGTCACCAAAAGCACCTCCCATACCGTCTAGAGAAGACAAGGTATTGgctataaaaaaatctcaagaaATGTTAGCTGCCAaggaaacgttaaaaaaaaaacaggaggAAAAACGGAAGGAAGCTATAAAACTGACTGCAGATCTGCGCAAGAGGAAGCAGGAATTACTTGATAAACAACTTGTTGAAATTCGATCTCTAATAGAACGTGCTGAGAAGAATCCAGATCAAAAAGACGCAATTATGATAACAATTAAAACTATGCAGCAATCTATTGACAGCTTGCGGAAAGATCTAGCCACCAATGGTCAAGTGGGAGCGAACAAGTCTCAAGTTAAAACTAGGGAACAAActcaaaaagaaatattagaCGCTGAATTAGATCTAATGACTGCTCAACAAGAGGGTCAGGATCCAGGTGAATTACAAAAGAGATTAAATGAGTTGAAAGCACAGGCAGCAGCGTTAGGGTTAAATGCAGGACTTGGTGTAGGAAGAGGCGCTAGGCCAGCAAAGGTGACGCGAGGAAGTCACGTGTTATCTTATCGAGGGAGAGGACGAGGTAGTTTTGCTCATGTTTCTGTTGACCATCGACCAACAAGCCTTCTCATTTCTGGATACGAGAGTGAGGAAAAGGAGGAAGTTTTAGCACATTTTCAA CAATATGGTGAAATAGTTAATCAAATGGTGGATGATGCTACTCCTTCCATTgtcatcaatttcaaatcaagaAAAGAGGCAGAGGTAGCACTGGTAAAGGGACGCACGTTTCAGGACAGATTATTGTCTGTGACCTGGGTAACCGGACACCATCTACATCGCGGAGGTGGAGGAAATGCCAATAGCAATATACCCCAACCAGCTCGTTCGGAACAAGCCCCAGCAACAGCGGATGAGGAGCTTGAATTAGAA GGAGCTGCAGAAGCTTTACTTCTAGAGGAAaatgaagaggaggaggacgaggatgGAGAGCCTCGCAGTTGGAGGCGATAG
- the LOC124410023 gene encoding RNA-binding protein 26 isoform X4, which translates to MIIENPDQFKAWLTAVLEPLCDADPAALAKYVYALVKKDKTLEELRGGMVEQLDVFLQQETKNFVELLFKTLETQEYVLPPPKGAPEGGGTPPSINPPPPVEKQVEIIIPPPPPAGSPPQPAQVNGATPAIVIKRETRKSDSEKDVQEKEKRSRSRSGRMRSRTRSRSRSWERDRRRSRSREHIRRDRERDRSRPWRNKSPPPNTRRHDRRRTRSRSTSPLRSRIRDGPDTRDHRARFRNRSPTPLRSRSRSRSTDRKKVDRSERNETGRVERGDGSPGGGTPTQDSNHGDVDMRLSTTSQSIQSVVAVGANPPNSQSGTLQPKRRCRDFDEKGYCMRGDLCPYDHGTDPVVLEDVALSRVLNFGPHGPQAPGTVPVSSIPEPPPGPNGNAPPPHLPLASLPPPHLRNQHHSNMEYNPDAPSMEPRMPWGRHPPPGPGIYGRGQRELISVPVIPHSNPSEMPHAPNNPLKRKQAFDFNRLGPKQRVVHNPANCSLELKKVPRSLNNITQLNNHFSRFGKIVNIQVNFGGDPEAALVTFQIPSEAKAAYRSTEAVLNNRFIKVFWHNNVNNNSTSGAIENVPPGEKNGSRPSVKERLGATINQPIKTEENEYVPTRRSTEEPVTPTVIPVSPKAPPIPSREDKVLAIKKSQEMLAAKETLKKKQEEKRKEAIKLTADLRKRKQELLDKQLVEIRSLIERAEKNPDQKDAIMITIKTMQQSIDSLRKDLATNGQVGANKSQVKTREQTQKEILDAELDLMTAQQEGQDPGELQKRLNELKAQAAALGLNAGLGVGRGARPAKVTRGSHVLSYRGRGRGSFAHVSVDHRPTSLLISGYESEEKEEVLAHFQQYGEIVNQMVDDATPSIVINFKSRKEAEVALVKGRTFQDRLLSVTWVTGHHLHRGGGGNANSNIPQPARSEQAPATADEELELEVRTLSNLNISDDNGAAEALLLEENEEEEDEDGEPRSWRR; encoded by the exons ATGATCATAGAGAACCCTGATCAGTTTAAGGCGTGGCTCACTGCTGTCCTGGAGCCGCT ATGCGATGCAGATCCTGCTGCCCTGGCGAAGTATGTCTATGCTCTAGTCAAGAAGGACAAAACGTTGGAAGAGTTGCGTGGTGGCATGGTTGAACAGCTGGATGTATTTTTACAACAAG aaacaaaaaatttcgtcgaacTTTTATTCAAAACGTTGGAGACGCAAGAGTACGTATTACCTCCCCCAAAAGGAGCACCTGAGGGTGGTGGAACGCCACCTAGTATAAACCCACCACCCCCTGTTGAAAAGCAAGTTGAGATTATTATTCCCCCTCCTCCACCTGCTGGCAGCCCTCCTCAACCAGCCCAAGTGAATGGAGCTACACCTGCAATAGTGATTAAAAGAGAAACTAGAAAATCTGACTCTGAGAAAGATGtacaagagaaagagaagcgATCGCGAAGCAG AAGCGGCAGGATGAGATCAAGAACAAGATCGCGGTCACGTTCCTGGGAACGAGACCGAAGGAGATCTAGAAGCCGAGAACACATTCGCCGAGACAGAGAGCGTGACAGAAGCCGTCCGTGGAGAAACAAATCACCACCGCCTAACACAAGGAGACACGATAGAAG GCGCACAAGAAGCCGCAGTACATCACCATTGCGTTCCCGTATTCGCGATGGCCCTGATACTCGTGATCATAGAGCTCGTTTCCGAAACAGATCTCCTACACCTCTCAGATCTCGATCAAGATCACGGTCTACGGATCGTAAGAAAGTCGATAGatctgaaagaaatgaaactggGCGAGTAGAGAGAGGGGATGGAAGTCCTGGTGGTGGAACCCCGACACAAGACAGTAATCACGGAGATGTAGACATGAGACTTTCTACCACCAGTCAATCTATCCAAAGTGTTGTAGCTGTAGGTGCTAATCCACCAAATAGTCAGTCTGGTACTCTTCAACCCAAAAGACGGTGTAGAGATTTCGATG AGAAGGGTTACTGCATGAGAGGAGATCTATGTCCGTATGATCATGGCACTGACCCGGTAGTGTTGGAGGACGTTGCTTTGAGTCGTGTATTAAATTTTGGGCCTCACGGACCTCAAGCCCCAGGCACGGTACCTGTTTCCTCTATACCTGAACCTCCTCCAGGACCAAATGGCAATGCTCCACCTCCTCACTTACCGCTTGCCAGTCTACCACCACCACACCTTCGAAATCAGCATCATTCAAATATGG AATATAATCCAGATGCTCCAAGTATGGAACCCCGCATGCCATGGGGTCGACATCCTCCACCGGGTCCAGGTATATATGGCCGTGGACAGCGTGAACTTATCAGTGTACCTGTCATACCGCATTCAAATCCGAGTGAGATGCCACATGCACCAAATAATCCATTAAAGCGTAAGCAGGCGTTTGACTTCAATCGTCTTGGGCCAAAACAACGAGTTGTACATAATCCAGCTAATTGTTCTCTTGAATTGAAGAAAGTTCCGCGCAGTTTGAATAACATAACTCAGTTGAATAATCATTTCTCGcgttttggaaaaattgttaatataCAAGTGAATTTTGGTGGTGACCCTGAGGCGGCATTAGTCACCTTCCAGATACCATCGGAGGCAAAAGCTGCCTATCGAAGTACAGAAGCCGTTTTGAACAATAGATTTATCAAGGTTTTTTGGCACAACAATGTTAACAATAATTCAACTAGTGGGGCCATTGAGAACGTACCTCCAGGTGAGAAAAACG GTAGTCGTCCATCCGTCAAAGAAAGGCTAGGCGCTACAATTAACCAACCGATAAAAactgaagaaaatgaatatgTTCCCACTCGTCGCTCAACAGAAGAGCCAGTGACCCCAACTGTGATACCTGTGTCACCAAAAGCACCTCCCATACCGTCTAGAGAAGACAAGGTATTGgctataaaaaaatctcaagaaATGTTAGCTGCCAaggaaacgttaaaaaaaaaacaggaggAAAAACGGAAGGAAGCTATAAAACTGACTGCAGATCTGCGCAAGAGGAAGCAGGAATTACTTGATAAACAACTTGTTGAAATTCGATCTCTAATAGAACGTGCTGAGAAGAATCCAGATCAAAAAGACGCAATTATGATAACAATTAAAACTATGCAGCAATCTATTGACAGCTTGCGGAAAGATCTAGCCACCAATGGTCAAGTGGGAGCGAACAAGTCTCAAGTTAAAACTAGGGAACAAActcaaaaagaaatattagaCGCTGAATTAGATCTAATGACTGCTCAACAAGAGGGTCAGGATCCAGGTGAATTACAAAAGAGATTAAATGAGTTGAAAGCACAGGCAGCAGCGTTAGGGTTAAATGCAGGACTTGGTGTAGGAAGAGGCGCTAGGCCAGCAAAGGTGACGCGAGGAAGTCACGTGTTATCTTATCGAGGGAGAGGACGAGGTAGTTTTGCTCATGTTTCTGTTGACCATCGACCAACAAGCCTTCTCATTTCTGGATACGAGAGTGAGGAAAAGGAGGAAGTTTTAGCACATTTTCAA CAATATGGTGAAATAGTTAATCAAATGGTGGATGATGCTACTCCTTCCATTgtcatcaatttcaaatcaagaAAAGAGGCAGAGGTAGCACTGGTAAAGGGACGCACGTTTCAGGACAGATTATTGTCTGTGACCTGGGTAACCGGACACCATCTACATCGCGGAGGTGGAGGAAATGCCAATAGCAATATACCCCAACCAGCTCGTTCGGAACAAGCCCCAGCAACAGCGGATGAGGAGCTTGAATTAGAAGTGCGTACTTTGTCGAATCTGAACATTTCTGATGATAAC GGAGCTGCAGAAGCTTTACTTCTAGAGGAAaatgaagaggaggaggacgaggatgGAGAGCCTCGCAGTTGGAGGCGATAG